The Sphingobacteriales bacterium nucleotide sequence CCAAATGCATCAATTGCTAATTGCATAGCTGTAGTTGCCATCATACCAGCTGCAGCAATAGCCACACCATATAAACCAGCACACAAATATGAACCAAAAATACCAGCTGCTAATACGATGATTGGCAATACTGTAGATTCCATTCCAATTGCTAAACCACCAATAATGTTAGTAGCATGACCAGTTGAAGATTGACGAACAATTGATAAAACTGGACGTTTGCCCATTGCTGTATAGTATTCTGTAATGATTGACATTAACGCACCTACTACTAAACCAACCATGATTGCACCAAATACACCCATTGATGTGAATGCGAAACCACGTAATTCCATAGTTTCTGGTAAAATATATTTTACTAAGAAGAAAGAAGCAATACCTGTTAATACGATAGAACCCCAGTTTCCTAAATTTAAAGCACCTTGTACGTCACCATTATCATCTTTAACAGAAACAAAGAAAGTTCCTATCCAAGAGAAGATAATACCTACACCAGCAATTACCATTGGCAATAAGATTGGAGCCATACCACCAAAATTATCTACAGATTTTGTTTCTTGACCAAGTACCATTGTTGCTAATACAGTAGCTACATAAGAACCAAATAAGTCTGCGCCCATACCAGCAACGTCACCAACGTTGTCACCTACGTTATCTGCAATAGTAGCTGGATTTCTAACATCATCTTCAGGAATACCTGCTTCTACTTTACCTACTAAGTCAGCACCAACGTCAGCAGCTTTAGTATAAATACCACCACCAACACGAGCAAATAAAGCGATAGACTCAGCTCCTAAAGAGAAACCTGTTAATACTTCGATTGCTCTTTTTACATTAATTGGGTCAGCTGCGCCATTAAATATTACATAAAAAGCAATAAACAAGCCACCTAAGCCAAATACTGCTAAACCTGCAACGCCTAAGCCCATTACTGTACCGCCAGTAAAAGATACTTTTAATGCTTGTGCTAAGCTAGTACGTGCTGCTTGTGTTGTACGTACGTTAGCTAAAGTTGCTACTTTCATACCTACATAACCAGCAAATGCTGAGAAAACTGCACCAATAATAAATGCTACTGCAATTATTGGAGAAGATTCTTCGCCACCTTTCCAGCCTAAGAATGCTAATAAGATTGCAGCGATAATTCCGAAATAAGTTAAGATTTTCTATTCTGCTTTTAAGAATGCAATTGCACCATTAGCAATGTATCCTGCTAATTCCTGCATGTTAGCATCACCAGCATCTTGTTTTTTTACCCAAGCATACTTGATTGCAGTAATTACTAATCCGAAAATTCCTAAGAAAGGAATGACATAAAATAAACTATTCATTTGTATAAAATTTTGATTTATAAAGCGGTGCGAAATTACAACAATATTTTTGATTATTTAACTTTTTGAGTTATCTTTTGCTTAAATTCAATTCTGCTCATATTCAATAAATTGTGTATAAATCAGTATTTTGTTTATTATTAATCTGTGCTGGATAAAAAAAAATGCTTAATTTCGCTTAAAATTTAGCTATATTATGAGATTTATTGTTTCGTCTGCTCAGTTGTTAAAAAATTTACAGAAAATTAGTGGTGTGATTAGTTCGAATACTGTGTTGCCTATTCTTGAAGATTTTTTATTTGACATAAAAAATGGAAAACTATTGGCAACTGCTACAGATTTGGATACTACTATGAGCGTTGAAATGGAGGTTGATGCTAAAGAAAACTTTAAAATAGCCATTCCAGCAAAGATATTATTAGACAGTTTAAAGGCATTGCCAGAGCAACCAATTACTATTGCTATAGATGAGCAAACAAATGCTATTGAGATGACTACTGATAATGGTAAATACAAATTATCAGGTGAAAATAGTTCTGATTTTCCTAAAGAACCAGTGGCTGATGATACTGAACAAATTATAGTTACATCTAGTGTGTTGAGTAATGGTATTCAAAAAACATTGTTTGCTGTAAGTAGTGATGAGCTTAGAATTGCTATGACTGGTGTTTATTTTCAGTTAGATGAAAATGGAATGATATTAGTTGCTACTGATGCTCATAAATTAGTTAAGTATAGTAGAAGTGATATTAAAGCTGCCAATGCGAGCACGTTTATTGTGCCTAAAAAAGCATTAAACTTATTAAAATCTATCTTATCTAATAATGAAACTGAGGTTAATATTCAATATAATAAATCCAATGCATTCTTTAGTTTTGAGAATATTAAATTGATTTGTAGATTGATTGATGCAAAATATCCTGACTACAATGCAGTTATTCCGAAGGATAATCCAAATTTATTATCTTTAAATAAAGATGACTTGCATGCGTCATTAAAAAGAACATCTATTTTCTCTAATAAAACAACACATCAAGTTGTATTAAAATTGGCTGGCTCAGAAATGAGTGTTTCTGCACAGGATTTAGATTTCTCGAACGAAGCATCTGAAAAATTGGTGTGTGAATATCATGGAAATCCTATGGAAATTGGTTTTAATGCTAAGTTTTTAATTGAAATGTTGGCTACATTAGATATTCAAGATATTGTAATTGAATTGTCTACACCAAATCGTGCTGGAATTATAAAACCAATGGATAAAACTGAAAACGAAGATTTATTGATGTTGGTAATGCCAGTAATGATAAATAATTAATCGTTTACTTACCTGGAGCTTTCCCTTGATTTTCTTCAATCACAAAGCTTGATTGAAAGTGAGGCTTTACTTGTTTTAAGAAATTCTGCGCTTCTTTCGTATTTGCAAATTCTCCAGCTCTAAGCTTGAAATTTGGTGCTTGATAGCTTACAAATGTTGGTATGCCTGGAAATTTCTTAGAAAATTCTGCTTTTGCATTGAATACAGCATCTCTGTTGGTAGCTTGAAATACATGTACTCTGATGCTTTTGTCTATTTCTTTCTTTTTATAAGTATATATTTTCTCTAATACATCAATTCTTGGATCTTTAAAGAATAGAATACTTCCATTTTGGCTAGTACTATCATTTTTAGTGTCTGAAAAAGCAAACTTAAATGCAAGTGTGAAGATTATAGTAAATAGGAATATATTTTTCATTATGGTACAAAGATAATTATTTTGGAAATAAATTTAAGTTGATGTTGTGTAATGTATTTTTTATAATAAGAATATCAAATTATGCGCCAAAAGTTAATTTAACTCGACAATAGTGATACCATTTCCACCAAACTCTTCCTTTTCAAAATAATATTTTTTAGTGTATGGATATTTTTTAGGAATTCTCGCATAATTTCTAAGTGCGCCAGTGCCACGTCCGTGCAAAATTCTTACTTGATGTAAATTATATATCATGGCTTTGTCGAAGAAGTTTTCTAGAGTTTGCAATGCTTCTTCTACTAAAAGACCACGAATATCTAAAGTATTCTCAAATGAAGATTTTTCGATGATAGTTTTGCTGTTTCTTTCTATTTTATAAACTTTCTTTTCCTGTTCAGTACTATGGTTTTCAAGTTGGTGTAGTGGAACAGTTGTTCTAATATTTCCAAATGCAACAGTTGCTTTCTTATTGCTAATAGCTAATACTTCGCCAGTTTCGCTGCCATTTATCATGGTGACTTTGCTGCCAATATTTATGGAATTGTTTAAAACTTGTTTCTTTTCTTTCTCAATAATTTTTTGTTCTATCTGTTCTCTTTGTTCGTCAATATTTTTTCTAATTTTTATAAAATCTTCTTTCTTGCTTTGGCTTTCTTTCCAAAGACGCATTTCGTTTTCTAATTTTCTACTTTGCTCATTATAAAATTGCAGTAGTTTTTCTTCATAAGATTTTTGTAATTGCTTCTTATTCTTTTCTAATTCTTTTTTGAGCTTTTCATAATCTTGAACAATATTGCTGAGTTGACTTTCTTTCTGCTGCACATTTTTTCTCAAACCTTTGATGTAGTGTTTTTCAATTTGCACATCATTCAATGTTTGGTCTAATGCTTTTTGGTTTTCTCCTGTTTTTTGTTGTGCAAGTGTAATTACAGCTTTGGGTAATCCAACTTTTTCTGCAATTTCAAAGGTAAATGAGCTGCCTGGTTGTCCAATTTGTAATTCATATTTTGGACTCAATTTTTGTTTGTCAAATGCCATTGCTGCACTTTGCATACCTTTTGTTTGTGCTGCATAGATTTTTAAATTGTTGTAATGTGTAGTAACAATGCCTAATACTAATTTCTCATGCAAAAAGCTAAGTATTGCTTCAGCCATTGCGCCACCTAATGTTGGATCTGTTCCTACACCAATTTCATCTATCAGAATAAGCGAATTTGCATCAGCATTTTCAAGTAAATATTTCATTTTCAAAAGATGTGCAGAGTAAGTACTTACATCATTTTCTATAGATTGTTCATCACCAATATCAATAAAAATATTTTTGAAAGTAGACATCATCGAGCCTTCTTCAACTGGTACAAGCATGCCAAATTGTAGCATACATTGTATTAATCCAACAGATTTTAAAACTACAGATTTTCCGCCAGCATTTGGTCCACTGATAACCAAAATTCTGTTGTTTGTATCAAGATGCAAAGTGTTGCAAACAATTCTTTGGTTGTTTTTTCGTAGATGCTTTTCTAGTAAAATATTCCTAAAATCTTTTAGATAGATTATTTTTTCTTTTGATAAAATTGGCTGAGTGCAATTGTGTTCAATAGCAAAATATGCTTTAGCTTGCCACGTGTCAAATCTTGTCAGGAACTGTTGTATAGATTTAATTTCATTTTGATATGGCCTAACTGAATTGGCTAATGAAATTAATATTTTTTCTATTTCTCTTTTTTCTTCAATAAGTAATGATGTAAGTTCATTGTTGAGTAATATAGTTTCTTCTGGTTCTATAAATGTGATATTGCCATTTGAAGATTCATCAACAATAATTCCTCTAACTGTGCGTTTGTATTCACTCAATACAGAAAGTACTTTTCTATTATTTCTTATAGATTCTTCTGTTTCGTGTAGATAGTTTTTTTGTTTATAATTTTGAACTATTCTTTTGAATGACGCATAAATTTGTTGTTGAACAATTGCTTGTTGCTTCTTTATTTCTTGAAGTGTTTTAGATACTTTCTCATTGATAATTTCCTGTTCAATAAGAATTGTATGTTGTATCTTTTGTATAACATCTTCTGGAATATTGATGGCTTTTACTATATCAACTAAATCTAAAAAGTTATCAGTATCAGATTTTAGAAATGATTTTTTTATTGTTGATGCAGTTTTTAGATTGTGATAGAGTTGGATGAAGTCTTCAATCTGAATGAAATAATTTTCTATATTAAGCTTATCTAAAAATAGTAATTGATTAAATCCATGATTTGGAAAAGAATGCCCACTTTCTATCCAACTTTTTAATTGATGGACAATATTTATTTCTTTTTGTAATAAATCATAATCAGAAATAAAATTTTGATGTTCGATATAATTTTGTCCTAAACTGCCAAGGCATTTGTTTTTTACCAATTGTTTGATTTGGTAAAAGTTTAATTTATCTAAAGTATTTTCAGAAAATAGTTGCATTGCACACAAAAATACAAAATATTTTAGGCTATGTCTTCAAGTTTATTTCTTTGTAATATATGCTTCTGACAACCAATGGATAAGAACATCAAAGAAAATATCAATAGATATACAATTATTTTTTGTGCAACAGTTTGAAGGTAAGTATTTTTATCTGCTGTTGGTCCAAAGAATAAAATAAAAATATAGATTAATAGTGCCACGCTTACAGACAACATAAATATGGCATATTTGTTTTTTAGTATTTTATCTTTATAAACTAGATAACTCATGCAAGTACACATTGGCAACATCATCAAAAAACATAATTTAGATGTTACACCATGCCAAAGATTAAGTTTATCATATGGAGTGAGTACTACACCACATAGCAGTAGTGCGAACAAGATTGCACAAACTTTTGTTGCTCTTTTTGTTCCTTGATATTTATTTGGTACAACATCTTTAAGAAATTGAAATACAAAAATTACAACTACAAGAGCCAAGGTAAACATAGCAATAGCAAATAATATAAGTGATGCAAACTTATATTCTCCTAAAAATGTCTTATATCTTCCTAAATCACTAAAGAAATTTGTTAGAAAAGAATAGTGATTGGTATAGTGGTCATTTGTAGTTCCGCCAGGATACACCAACATTGCTATTGCTGTAAGTACAACAAAATTAACAGTACCAAAAAAAAGTAATTGGTAAGCGTTGGTCTTTTTTAGCACAGCTACTATTTTTTGTCTCCACCACCAATTGAGTCTCTCATTTTGGTGTCTGCTTTAATGTTTTCTAATTTATAGTAGTCCATTAAGCCTAAGTTGCCTTCCTTTAATGCTTCTGCTACAGCTAATGGAATTTGAGCTTCAGCTTCAATTACTTTTGCTCTTGCTTCCTGTGCTTTTGCAATCATCTCTTGTTCTAATGCAACAGCCATAGCTCTTCTTTCTTCAGCTTTTGCTTGTGCAATATTCTTATCAGCATTAGCTTGGTCCATTTGTAAAATTGCACCAATATTTTTACCTATATCAATATCAGCAATATCAATTGATAAGATTTCAAATGCTGTACCACTGTCTAAGCCTTTGTTTAATACTACTTTAGAAATAGAATCTGGATTTTCTAATACTTGTTTGTGGTCAAGCGCACTACCAATACTTGTAACGATGCCTTCGCCCACACGTGCTAATATTGTTTCTTCACCAGCACCACCTACTAACTGTCTAATGTTTGCACGAACTGTAACTCTTGCTTTAGCTATTAACTGGATACCATCTTTCGCAACTGCAGTTACTGGAGGAGATTCAATCACTTTTGGATTTACAGAAAGTTGTACTGCTTCTAGTACATCACGACCAGCTAAGTCAATTGCAGTTGCTTCTTTAAAATTTAAGGATATATTTGCTTTGTCAGCAGATATAAGTGCATTTACTACTTTAATAATATTTCCACCTGCTAGGTAGTGTGCTTCTAATTCATCTCTTCCAACTGGAATGCCTGCTTTAGTAGCAGTAATCATTGAGTTTACTAATGTTGCTGGCGGCACTTTTCTAAGTTGCATTACAAATAGTTGAATTAGTCCAATGTTTACATTTGATAGTCTTGCAGAAATCCATAGACTTATGTATCTCATAAACGCAAAAACGAATATCAGGATAAAGACTAAAATAATAATAGAAATAACTGTTAGCATAATATTGATTTTTAAATTGTTTTTACAAATATTTTATTGTCTTGAATTTGATGAATGGAAACTGGAGTTAATGCTTCGATAAAGCCATCATATGCCCAAACAGTCACTTTTTTGTCATTAAATTCTGCTTTGCCTTCTGGTCTTAAATCAGTTACTGCAATACCTTCATCATTTATTTTTAATCCATAATCATCAAATAGATTTACTTTACCATCTATAACTTCTCGTACAGCAATCTTACTATTAGAAATTCTATCCATTCCATAGTAAAGAAGCAATCCATTCACTACAATGGTTGCCAACACACAAACACTACCTACGACAGCACCTAACTCGTAGAATGCAACAGCAAGTCCTAATATAGTAACAACAAATGCAATTTTACCAACTACTAATGTAGGTAAAAAGAACACCTCAACTATAAATAGTATAGTTCCAAATACAAGAATTCCTATAATAATTAGTAATGGTGACATCTAATGACAAATGTAATTAAAATATACAAATAATTTATAATATTGTAAGAAAAAATAAATATGAAAATTGAATTCTGGGTTATTGGCAAAACAAGTGATAAATTTATTGATGAAGGAATTCAATTTTATACAAAAAAGATAAAGTATTTTGTAGACTTACAGCTTATTGTATTTCAAGATATTAAGCATATAAAGAATGATGTATTGCTAAAAGCTAAAGAAGCAGAAAAGTATTTAGAAAAAATAAAAGACGATGATTTTGTGATATTATTAGATGAGAATGGCAAAGAATACAATAGTAGAATGTTTGCAAACTTTATAGAGCAAAGACAAAATCAGTCGATAAAAAGATTGATATTTATTGTTGGTGGTGCATTTGGCTTTGATGAGAAATTATACGCAAGAGCCAATATGAAAATAGCATTATCAAAGATGACTTTCTCGCATCAATTAGTTAGAATCATATTTTTAGAACAAATGTATAGAGCCTATAGTATTATTCATAATTTCCCATACCATAACGATTAAATTTTAAAATACTAGTTATTTGTGAAAAATATCCTAAAAGATAGAAGTATTTATCAATCAAATCTTTCATTTATTAGTATCTAAATTCTTTTTTGTTAATTTTGATGTATGTACAAGTATTTCAATTTTCTATGTAGTCCAATATTGTTTTTTATAATTACTTTATTAATAGTAAATACTGAATTGAACGCACAGAATTGTAATGCAGGTGTTACCATTACACCAAATAAAGCTAGTTACTGTGCAGGAGAAGATATTACTGTTAGAATAAATAATCCATCAAATAATTTTACATACAGAATGATTATCAATGGTATTACTTATGCAGATACTGTAGCAACATTTACATTGCCAGGAGCTACAACAAGTAAAAATTACGATATAAATGTTCAGTTTAAGGGAATTATTGGAAATTTTGCATCTTGCTTATTACCAGCATTAAGACCAATGATTACAGTAAATCCTTCACCCGATCCAACAATTTCAGATATAAGTACTGATGTAGGTACACTTCCTTTTACTAAATGTGGAGGCAATTCACCATATGTATTAAATATTCAAAATAGCTCGGCTACTCAAACAAATTATACTCAAACGTATAATATTGATTGGGGAGATGGTACAAATACTGGAGATATTACAAGTTTTACAACATTATCTCATAGCTATACCCAAGCTAGAGATTACAAGATAAAGGTAACTGTAAAAACAATAGGTTTGTCATCTTGTAATACAGTAACTAAAGAATATGATGCTTATTTTGGTGGTATTCCCGTTAATCCAGGGATTGGAAAAGCAACACCAAGTATTGGTTGTATACCAGAAAATACAGAATTTATTTTAAATGGTTTATTAATAAATCAGAATACTTTAGGTACATTCTATGATATATATATATCAAATAAATTAGATACTACATTCACTCATCCAGCACCAACAAGTTATTTTCATTATTTTGATAAAACCTCTTGTGGCGAAGGGACATGTTCACAGCCTGATGCATATGAAGTAAAAATAATAGCAAGAAATATGTGTGCTTCGTCTCCTTCCGCAACAGTATGTTATCAAGTCAATGAGAAACCAAATCCTAAAATCCAGTTACCAGATACTGTTTGTATTAATGATCCAACACCACACATTAATCAAACAATTGAAAAGCAAGTACCAAGTATAGGTGGCGTATGTAAGCAAGTAGAAACAGCATGGCAGATTACACCAAACACAGGCTGGACATTGAATAGCGGAAATATGAATACTTCGCCAACTATTAATGTAACATACACACAGTTAGGTAGTTTTAAAGTTGATATGACTGTAAAATCAAATTCATGTGGCGATAGTACAATATCTAAAAATGTATATGTTGTTCCCAAACCTACTGCATCATTAGTACTTAGTCAAAATAAAGTTTGTGGAGGCAATGTTGTTACTGCAACAAATACTTCAGTTAATGATCCAATTGTAAAGTATCAATGGATTATAACACCAGCAACAGGATGGGTGCTTACGTCTGGAACATTAACTTCCAATAGCATAGATATTAGATTTAATAATAAAGGAAACTATAATGTAAAATTACGTGCATATGTTGCATTGTGTGATGATGAAGCAAGTCAGAATGTTGCAGTAACAACTGTACCCACTATTGATACCAATGCAATTCCAGTAGTCTGTACACTACCATATATATTCAATAATACAAAAGGCACTGTTTCAGATACAGACGATTATTTTATTTTTGATAATGGCAATGATAATGCAGCAACTTACACATGGGCTTTTGATAATGGCACACCATCATCTTCTGGAATTAGGAATCCAGGGAATATAGCATATAATACAATTGGAACTTATGGAATATTCGCACAGATTACAAATCAATGTGGATTAGATTCAATAACACTTCCAATAACATTATTCAATTTCCCAAAACCTGATGCAGGTCCAGATTTCAATATTTGTATTGATGCAACTCCTGTAATGCTTACTGGCAATTCACCTACAGGTGGCGTTTGGTCTGGGCAAGGAATTACAGATTCAATTAATGGTGTGTTCTCACCAGCTTCAGCAAGCGGTTCAGGAATCAAAACAATTACATACACAATAAATCCAACTTCAGTTTGTCCAACATCAGATAATTTAGATGTTAATATTATAGAAATTGTAGGACTTACAGCTGGTCCAGACCAATCTATTTGTAAAGGCACAGGCACACTTCAGTTAATTGGTGACCCAAATTACACAGGTGGTAATTGGACAGGCACAGGTGTAGCAAGTTCTGTATTAGGTATATTTGACCCAACAGGATTAACACCAGGTTATTATAAAGTTGGGTACATTATTCAAGACGCAACAGGCTCATGTAGAGATACAGCATTTAAAGATATTTTGGTAAAAGATAGTGTGCATTTTGTATTGCCACCAGATTTGTGCGTAAATCAGTCATTCAATTTTGGTTCTTTATCAGATAATATTAAATCACCTACATCATGGAATTTTGGTGATGGTAGCCCACCATCTTTTTTAGTTGGACCAAATATTCCAACACATACTTATACTACGACTGGTGTAAAAAATCTAACATTACAGGCTACTACAGATAGTGGATGCGTGAACACAATTAATTTCTCTCTAAATGTAAGACAAAATCCTGCATTGAGTTTTAATGTGACACCAGATTCTAGTTGCGATGGGAATATCATGATATATTTACCACCTACACATGTAGAACTTGCAAGCCAATA carries:
- the dnaN gene encoding DNA polymerase III subunit beta, with the protein product MRFIVSSAQLLKNLQKISGVISSNTVLPILEDFLFDIKNGKLLATATDLDTTMSVEMEVDAKENFKIAIPAKILLDSLKALPEQPITIAIDEQTNAIEMTTDNGKYKLSGENSSDFPKEPVADDTEQIIVTSSVLSNGIQKTLFAVSSDELRIAMTGVYFQLDENGMILVATDAHKLVKYSRSDIKAANASTFIVPKKALNLLKSILSNNETEVNIQYNKSNAFFSFENIKLICRLIDAKYPDYNAVIPKDNPNLLSLNKDDLHASLKRTSIFSNKTTHQVVLKLAGSEMSVSAQDLDFSNEASEKLVCEYHGNPMEIGFNAKFLIEMLATLDIQDIVIELSTPNRAGIIKPMDKTENEDLLMLVMPVMINN
- a CDS encoding SPOR domain-containing protein, yielding MKNIFLFTIIFTLAFKFAFSDTKNDSTSQNGSILFFKDPRIDVLEKIYTYKKKEIDKSIRVHVFQATNRDAVFNAKAEFSKKFPGIPTFVSYQAPNFKLRAGEFANTKEAQNFLKQVKPHFQSSFVIEENQGKAPGK
- a CDS encoding Smr/MutS family protein, translating into MQLFSENTLDKLNFYQIKQLVKNKCLGSLGQNYIEHQNFISDYDLLQKEINIVHQLKSWIESGHSFPNHGFNQLLFLDKLNIENYFIQIEDFIQLYHNLKTASTIKKSFLKSDTDNFLDLVDIVKAINIPEDVIQKIQHTILIEQEIINEKVSKTLQEIKKQQAIVQQQIYASFKRIVQNYKQKNYLHETEESIRNNRKVLSVLSEYKRTVRGIIVDESSNGNITFIEPEETILLNNELTSLLIEEKREIEKILISLANSVRPYQNEIKSIQQFLTRFDTWQAKAYFAIEHNCTQPILSKEKIIYLKDFRNILLEKHLRKNNQRIVCNTLHLDTNNRILVISGPNAGGKSVVLKSVGLIQCMLQFGMLVPVEEGSMMSTFKNIFIDIGDEQSIENDVSTYSAHLLKMKYLLENADANSLILIDEIGVGTDPTLGGAMAEAILSFLHEKLVLGIVTTHYNNLKIYAAQTKGMQSAAMAFDKQKLSPKYELQIGQPGSSFTFEIAEKVGLPKAVITLAQQKTGENQKALDQTLNDVQIEKHYIKGLRKNVQQKESQLSNIVQDYEKLKKELEKNKKQLQKSYEEKLLQFYNEQSRKLENEMRLWKESQSKKEDFIKIRKNIDEQREQIEQKIIEKEKKQVLNNSINIGSKVTMINGSETGEVLAISNKKATVAFGNIRTTVPLHQLENHSTEQEKKVYKIERNSKTIIEKSSFENTLDIRGLLVEEALQTLENFFDKAMIYNLHQVRILHGRGTGALRNYARIPKKYPYTKKYYFEKEEFGGNGITIVELN
- the floA gene encoding flotillin-like protein FloA (flotillin-like protein involved in membrane lipid rafts); translation: MLTVISIIILVFILIFVFAFMRYISLWISARLSNVNIGLIQLFVMQLRKVPPATLVNSMITATKAGIPVGRDELEAHYLAGGNIIKVVNALISADKANISLNFKEATAIDLAGRDVLEAVQLSVNPKVIESPPVTAVAKDGIQLIAKARVTVRANIRQLVGGAGEETILARVGEGIVTSIGSALDHKQVLENPDSISKVVLNKGLDSGTAFEILSIDIADIDIGKNIGAILQMDQANADKNIAQAKAEERRAMAVALEQEMIAKAQEARAKVIEAEAQIPLAVAEALKEGNLGLMDYYKLENIKADTKMRDSIGGGDKK
- a CDS encoding 23S rRNA (pseudouridine(1915)-N(3))-methyltransferase RlmH translates to MKIEFWVIGKTSDKFIDEGIQFYTKKIKYFVDLQLIVFQDIKHIKNDVLLKAKEAEKYLEKIKDDDFVILLDENGKEYNSRMFANFIEQRQNQSIKRLIFIVGGAFGFDEKLYARANMKIALSKMTFSHQLVRIIFLEQMYRAYSIIHNFPYHND
- a CDS encoding PKD domain-containing protein; this encodes MNAQNCNAGVTITPNKASYCAGEDITVRINNPSNNFTYRMIINGITYADTVATFTLPGATTSKNYDINVQFKGIIGNFASCLLPALRPMITVNPSPDPTISDISTDVGTLPFTKCGGNSPYVLNIQNSSATQTNYTQTYNIDWGDGTNTGDITSFTTLSHSYTQARDYKIKVTVKTIGLSSCNTVTKEYDAYFGGIPVNPGIGKATPSIGCIPENTEFILNGLLINQNTLGTFYDIYISNKLDTTFTHPAPTSYFHYFDKTSCGEGTCSQPDAYEVKIIARNMCASSPSATVCYQVNEKPNPKIQLPDTVCINDPTPHINQTIEKQVPSIGGVCKQVETAWQITPNTGWTLNSGNMNTSPTINVTYTQLGSFKVDMTVKSNSCGDSTISKNVYVVPKPTASLVLSQNKVCGGNVVTATNTSVNDPIVKYQWIITPATGWVLTSGTLTSNSIDIRFNNKGNYNVKLRAYVALCDDEASQNVAVTTVPTIDTNAIPVVCTLPYIFNNTKGTVSDTDDYFIFDNGNDNAATYTWAFDNGTPSSSGIRNPGNIAYNTIGTYGIFAQITNQCGLDSITLPITLFNFPKPDAGPDFNICIDATPVMLTGNSPTGGVWSGQGITDSINGVFSPASASGSGIKTITYTINPTSVCPTSDNLDVNIIEIVGLTAGPDQSICKGTGTLQLIGDPNYTGGNWTGTGVASSVLGIFDPTGLTPGYYKVGYIIQDATGSCRDTAFKDILVKDSVHFVLPPDLCVNQSFNFGSLSDNIKSPTSWNFGDGSPPSFLVGPNIPTHTYTTTGVKNLTLQATTDSGCVNTINFSLNVRQNPALSFNVTPDSSCDGNIMIYLPPTHVELASQYTWYYNNQNQVKTDSSRFLITLPKPVLADSLYQINLIAKYHCGDITAQKTVKIKSNPIAGFSVTPIGCAPFNPLLINNAYGSPTTYYWNFGIAGQTSVTASPTPPTYQNPHRNDTTHSILQIVSNACGVDSVRKNIVVRANNTYANIAPHITQGCAPLGVEFQSVSSDGSIEWSFGDGTSGFAAFEPKQYLNAGVFPVKLLVVGSCGRDSAYSSVTVYPQPTVNFSASNQCLGTQTQFTSVVTSAVSGTWSFGDNPETFSSLQNPTKAYSAVGNYNVKLVAYSNRGCKDSLEKIITINNQPIANFEVDKSKICLGETVTFVNTTATQGSANYTWIFGDGNTSNIGIPAPYSYANAGTYTVSLIAEDGDCKSTKTIPSAVRVFPNPTADFDFTIDETQKFKAPVLYNNLSALANDYLWVFRAGDSSILKDPSFLYGGVGPYKTTLYVKNSNDCRDTITKILAVDFEGAVYTPNAFAPELGDGNNESSLFKPKGVDLVEYHVQVFSTYGQLLWESTALADGRPTEAWDGRYKGELMPQDVYVWKIRAIFKSGKAWEGMLDEKTGRKTTMGTVLLLR